From the genome of Calliopsis andreniformis isolate RMS-2024a unplaced genomic scaffold, iyCalAndr_principal scaffold0022, whole genome shotgun sequence, one region includes:
- the LOC143186724 gene encoding protein FAM135A isoform X3, whose protein sequence is MSDLQATLEFSLELCKFYNVDLFQRGYYQIRTALRVSPKIPVKVEVNQLRNQSLEAPGTSKRFQILYKNEEVTLGTSVLFRAHVLVHSHKIEEVLSRTHFNLGVELWFSEPTQPGNMACVSSRALQLNFAPTKGLHYHLPVLFDYFHLAAVSITIHACLVALHQPYIKKSILHYVQSCAPRGGKPWLQFKQSAANGDNNVALGNIETTTRCVGSATRIQHAKLVQQEVIRLLLAARESLLNDLADLARLLPSCQQRALELAQNTHKEITKLQMMDTEETDIAQLCAQNIVLWQHFLEAFSGRDAVHQHLARIHHQLRVKRFAEGFFVLENPRTSAWGCYDANYQSYQAVSEAARRSRYLASLPPLPVHCPELDGDLHSLPLIFEDQYVDMKQRHRNSVPGIDDCSCGIAAILESRSMGIWSPKSEGAAQDIGSVQGRLTLTPSTLPARHSKSLDQLGPEIAPVQPRTSPKTLPRSVSTQLFPRQRGSRNATPPATVPSRGRHRSTAPSSSTLFPPSGQQACSAPNPSLGSTPVVPLPRAKSTQILVLNRQQQVDPQTSITSLLAAMLPELAPGGQLPGYRTSNKSCEQTLTVPTCVGMVDHGQMTDCWSEHKATNVGGDLNYHSLDTRRIRLEPRSHRLAARQPLSTNDQNSFLPSKSSVNGDTFSQEQQPLHTATLDRVTYRGNSRKQAHQVDGKYSQMNGLENRRYHTIGKTGSGQRNREIQESMNGGGLPSSHSSMPDPPYKRSNYTTTTDSFFYRTNGTSGRTHAEPERPRRPKSTERLVDEVDRKYCDLRRERPRRREERPPAKSPRNGVAPCYGEDRHRRPQSEDKMQELANEMFYKVMNAMSEPKREHRVERRKERHGRRPHSAPVLDIDHPPEEGRKCGHRHRKPAPPPPDYQDPAVAPLPKYRHPPPAPTTSVLEVENNNKIILKVEPVKSPIDPPTTNGTTPSDTSSTAAPPPNTKRLRCASVPVAQNKVVVPRSAVSLPCMPIRDSKDSLSNNLPVIPNPLSPPSSRPSSPTTSSSSSNLTSECSGWVSSGDTSSSEQRRNAKLSSEQLRQKLSKIVPKKERPPTKETVEEHSYEEVRLPPPKMFQDEPPPPEEFRDPPAIIDNPLYHVYETVKPVRSPKQTKTAPCSPQKSRERERDRERENMYGARDICLDCYQEGKELLQSTQDDSINFKKCKEEFKRQMSFSGKIYSDYPTLASTMPYFHISNEYRLFSPEGAHLIICVHGLDGNPADLRLVKTYLELSLPGAHLDFLMSERNQGDTFSDFETMTDRLVGEILHHIETSGLNPTKVSFIGHSLGTIIIRSALTRPQLRPLLPRLHTFLSLSGPHLGTLYNTSGLVNAGMWFMQKLKKSGSLLQLAMKDSPDVRRSFMFRLSQKSNLEKFKHVLLCGSAQDRYVPLHSARIELCKAAVRDSSDQGAAYREMVHNILYPVMSSSAVSLVRYDVHHALPATANALIGRAAHIAVLDSELFIEKFLLVAGLKYFR, encoded by the exons ATGAGCGATCTACAGGCCACTCTCGAGTTCTCCCTCGAGCTTTGCAAGTTCTACAATGTCGACCTGTTCCAGCGCGG GTATTACCAGATACGAACCGCCCTCAGAGTGTCGCCGAAAATACCTGTCAAGGTGGAGGTTAACCAGCTGCGGAACC AGTCGTTGGAGGCGCCTGGGACGAGCAAGCGCTTTCAGATCCTCTACAAAAACGAGGAGGTGACGCTCGGCACTTCCGTCCTATTCCGGGCGCACGTGCTCGTGCACAGCCACAAGATCGAGGAGGTGCTCTCCCGCACCCACTTCAATCTCGGCGTCGAGCTATGGTTCAGCGAGCCGACGCAGCCTGGGAACATGGCCTGCGTGTCGTCTAG GGCGCTGCAGTTGAACTTCGCGCCCACGAAGGGACTTCACTATCACCTGCCAGTGCTTTTCGACTACTTTCATCTCGCCGCGGTGTCCATCACCATCCACGCCTGTCTCGTGGCTCTCCATCAGCCCTATATCAA GAAAAGCATTCTTCATTATGTGCAGAGCTG CGCCCCACGCGGAGGGAAGCCATGGCTGCAGTTCAAGCAGTCAGCTGCGAACGGCGACAACAATGTCGCGCTGGGGAATATC GAGACGACTACCAGGTGCGTCGGATCAGCCACGAGGATACAGCACGCGAAACTGGTCCAGCAGGAAGTAATCAGGTTACTCCTGGCCGCGAGGGAATCTTTGCTCAACGACTTGGCCGACCTGGCTCGGCTTCTCCCTTCTTGCCAGCAAAGGGCACTGGAGCTTGCTCAGAACACGCACAAAGAAATCACCAAG TTGCAGATGATGGACACGGAGGAAACCGATATCGCTCAACTCTGCGCACAAAATATTGTTCTTTGGCAACATTTCCTGGAAGCATTCTCTGGGCGTGACGCTGTTCATCAACATCTCGCGAGGATCCATCATCAACTGAGG GTAAAACGTTTCGCAGAAGGTTTCTTCGTGCTAGAGAATCCTAGGACGTCAGCGTGGGGTTGCTACGACGCGAACTATCAGTCTTATCAGGCAGTGAGCGAGGCAGCTCGAAGATCGAGGTACCTCGCCTCGTTACCTCCCTTGCCAGTCCACTGTCCAGAACTGGACGGAGATCTGCACTCTCTTCCATTGATCTTCGAGGATCAGTACGTGGACATGAAGCAGAGGCACAGAAACAGCG TTCCCGGCATAGACGACTGCAGTTGCGGTATCGCAGCGATCCTGGAGTCCAGGTCCATGGGGATCTGGTCCCCCAAGAGCGAGGGCGCGGCTCAGGACATAGGCTCAGTCCAGGGCCGCCTGACCCTGACCCCGTCGACGCTCCCAGCGAGGCACAGCAAGTCCCTGGACCAACTGGGCCCAGAGATCGCACCAGTGCAGCCGAGGACCTCGCCAAAGACGCTCCCTCGATCCGTGTCGACTCAGCTGTTCCCGAGGCAAAGAGGTTCGCGGAACGCCACTCCCCCAGCGACAGTTCCTTCGAGAGGAAGGCACAGGTCGACAGCGCCGTCCAGTAGCACACTCTTCCCTCCTTCGGGCCAGCAGGCCTGCTCCGCGCCGAATCCATCCCTTGGGTCGACACCTGTGGTCCCACTGCCGCGCGCTAAGTCGACCCAGATTCTGGTGCTGAATCGACAGCAGCAGGTCGATCCTCAGACGTCGATCACCTCGCTGCTGGCTGCGATGCTGCCTGAGCTTGCTCCTGGGGGCCAACTGCCTGGTTACAGGACCTCGAACAAGTCCTGCGAGCAGACACTCACGGTGCCCACGTGTGTGGGGATGGTGGACCATGGGCAGATGACGGACTGCTGGAGCGAGCATAAGGCTACCAATGTGGGGGGAGATTTGA ACTACCACTCGCTGGACACAAGAAGAATCCGCCTGGAGCCTCGCAGCCACCGTCTAGCGGCCCGCCAGCCTCTCTCGACCAACGACCAGAACAGCTTCCTGCCCAGCAAGTCCAGCGTCAACGGGGACACTTTTTCCCAAGAGCAACAGCCCTTGCACACAGCGACCCTAGACAGGGTGACCTACCGAGGCAACTCCAGGAAACAGGCACACCAGGTCGATGGCAAGTACAGCCAGATGAATGGATTAGAGAACCGCAGGTACCACACGATCGGGAAGACTGGTTCAGGCCAACGGAACCGTGAGATCCAGGAATCGATGAACGGCGGTGGGCTGCCCAGTAGTCACTCGTCGATGCCTGACCCTCCATACAAGAGATCGAATTACACCACGACCACCGATTCGTTCTTCTACCGCACGAATGGAACCAGTGGTAGGACCCACGCTGAACCTGAAAGACCCAGGCGACCGAAGAGCACGGAGAGGCTGGTCGACGAGGTGGATCGCAAGTACTGTGACCTTCGAAGGGAGAGGCCTAGGAGGAGGGAGGAGAGACCTCCAGCCAAGTCTCCGCGAAACGGTGTGGCGCCTTGCTACGGCGAGGACAGGCACAGGCGGCCGCAGAGCGAGGACAAGATGCAGGAGCTGGCTAACGAGATGTTCTACAAAGTGATGAACGCCATGTCCGAGCCCAAGAGGGAGCACAGGGTGGAGAGGAGGAAGGAGAGGCACGGAAGGAGGCCACATTCCGCGCCAGTCTTGGATATCGACCATCCACCCGAAGAGGGCAGGAAGTGCGGCCACAGGCACAGGAAGCCTGCTCCACCGCCTCCTGATTACCAGGACCCTGCAGTGGCGCCTCTGCCCAAGTACCGGCATCCGCCTCCTGCGCCCACGACGAGTGTCTTGGAGGTGGAGAATAATAATAAGATtattctgaag GTGGAGCCCGTCAAGTCCCCCATAGATCCGCCGACGACGAACGGCACCACGCCGTCCGACACCTCGAGCACCGCGGCGCCGCCGCCGAACACGAAAAGACTGAGATGCGCCAGCGTGCCCGTGGCGCAGAACAAGGTGGTGGTGCCGCGCAGCGCGGTGTCCTTGCCTTGCATGCCGATCCGCGACAGCAAGGACAGCCTTAGCAACAATCTTCCCGTCATTCCGAACCCGCTCAGCCCGCCGTCCAGCAGGCCCAGCAGCCCGACCACCAGCTCCAGCTCGAGCAACCTCACGTCCGAGTGCTCGGGCTGGGTCAGCAGCGGGGACACGTCCAGCTCGGAGCAGCGTCGAAACGCGAAGCTCTCGAGCGAGCAGCTGCGACAGAAGCTCTCGAAGATCGTGCCCAAGAAGGAACGACCACCTACGAAGGAGACTGTCGAGGAGCACTCGTACGAGGAGGTTCGTCTGCCGCCACCGAAGATGTTCCAGGATGAGCCTCCGCCGCCAGAGGAGTTCCGTGACCCCCCAGCGATCATCGACAACCCTTTGTACCACGTGTACGAAACGGTGAAGCCAGTGAGGAGCCCCAAGCAGACGAAAACCGCGCCTTGTAGTCCTCAGAAGtctagggagagggagagggacagGGAGAGAGAGAATATGTATGGTGCTAGGGATATTTGTTTGGACTGCTACCAAGAGGGAAAGGAACTGCTGCAGTCTACTCAAGACGATTCTATTAATTTCAAGAAGTGCAAGGAGGAGTTCAAGCGGCAGATGAGCTTCTCTGGGAAGATCTACAG TGATTATCCGACCCTGGCCTCGACCATGCCCTACTTCCACATCAGCAACGAGTATCGGCTCTTCTCACCGGAAGGCGCCCATTTGATCATCTGCGTCCATGGTCTCGATGGCAACCCTGCTGATCTGCGTCTTGTCAAGACTTACTTGGAACTCAGTCTTCCTGGAGCGCACCTAGATTTTTTAATGTCTGAGAGGAACCAG GGTGACACATTCTCAGACTTCGAAACGATGACAGACCGACTAGTAGGCGAGattctgcaccatatcgaaacctcaggcctcaatccgacGAAAGTGAGCTTCATTGGACATTCTCTAGGGACCATCATCATTCGAAGCGCTCTGACGCGGCCTCAGTTGCGACCACTTCTTCCACGTTTACACACTTTTCTCAGCCTGAGTGGTCCGCACTTGGGTACACTGTACAACACAAGCGGATTGGTTAACGCAG GAATGTGGTTCATGCAGAAGCTGAAGAAATCTGGGTCCTTGCTTCAGCTGGCTATGAAAGACTCGCCGGATGTTAGGCGGTCCTTCATGTTCCGCCTCAGCCAGAAGAGCAATCTCGAGAAGTTCAAACACGTTCTTCTCTGCGGTAGCGCGCAGGATCGATACGTGCCGCTTCATTCCGCTCGCATAGAACTCTGCAAAGCTGCTGTACGAGATTCGAGTGATCAAG GCGCAGCGTATCGCGAAATGGTGCACAACATCCTGTACCCAGTGATGTCGAGCTCGGCGGTGAGCCTGGTCAGATACGACGTGCATCATGCCTTACCAGCGACAGCGAACGCCCTGATTGGTCGGGCCGCGCACATCGCCGTCCTCGATTCCGAGCTTTTCATCGAGAAGTTCCTGCTGGTGGCGGGCCTGAAGTACTTCAGATAA
- the LOC143186724 gene encoding protein FAM135A isoform X2, which produces MSDLQATLEFSLELCKFYNVDLFQRGYYQIRTALRVSPKIPVKVEVNQLRNQSLEAPGTSKRFQILYKNEEVTLGTSVLFRAHVLVHSHKIEEVLSRTHFNLGVELWFSEPTQPGNMACVSSRALQLNFAPTKGLHYHLPVLFDYFHLAAVSITIHACLVALHQPYIKKSILHYVQSCAPRGGKPWLQFKQSAANGDNNVALGNIETTTRCVGSATRIQHAKLVQQEVIRLLLAARESLLNDLADLARLLPSCQQRALELAQNTHKEITKMMDTEETDIAQLCAQNIVLWQHFLEAFSGRDAVHQHLARIHHQLRVKRFAEGFFVLENPRTSAWGCYDANYQSYQAVSEAARRSRYLASLPPLPVHCPELDGDLHSLPLIFEDQYVDMKQRHRNSVPGIDDCSCGIAAILESRSMGIWSPKSEGAAQDIGSVQGRLTLTPSTLPARHSKSLDQLGPEIAPVQPRTSPKTLPRSVSTQLFPRQRGSRNATPPATVPSRGRHRSTAPSSSTLFPPSGQQACSAPNPSLGSTPVVPLPRAKSTQILVLNRQQQVDPQTSITSLLAAMLPELAPGGQLPGYRTSNKSCEQTLTVPTCVGMVDHGQMTDCWSEHKATNVGGDLNYHSLDTRRIRLEPRSHRLAARQPLSTNDQNSFLPSKSSVNGDTFSQEQQPLHTATLDRVTYRGNSRKQAHQVDGKYSQMNGLENRRYHTIGKTGSGQRNREIQESMNGGGLPSSHSSMPDPPYKRSNYTTTTDSFFYRTNGTSGRTHAEPERPRRPKSTERLVDEVDRKYCDLRRERPRRREERPPAKSPRNGVAPCYGEDRHRRPQSEDKMQELANEMFYKVMNAMSEPKREHRVERRKERHGRRPHSAPVLDIDHPPEEGRKCGHRHRKPAPPPPDYQDPAVAPLPKYRHPPPAPTTSVLEVENNNKIILKVEPVKSPIDPPTTNGTTPSDTSSTAAPPPNTKRLRCASVPVAQNKVVVPRSAVSLPCMPIRDSKDSLSNNLPVIPNPLSPPSSRPSSPTTSSSSSNLTSECSGWVSSGDTSSSEQRRNAKLSSEQLRQKLSKIVPKKERPPTKETVEEHSYEEVRLPPPKMFQDEPPPPEEFRDPPAIIDNPLYHVYETVKPVRSPKQTKTAPCSPQKSRERERDRERENMYGARDICLDCYQEGKELLQSTQDDSINFKKCKEEFKRQMSFSGKIYRERKDAQLRFHKRAHSFGYGDLLTPSSVKPLRSNVPLSDYPTLASTMPYFHISNEYRLFSPEGAHLIICVHGLDGNPADLRLVKTYLELSLPGAHLDFLMSERNQGDTFSDFETMTDRLVGEILHHIETSGLNPTKVSFIGHSLGTIIIRSALTRPQLRPLLPRLHTFLSLSGPHLGTLYNTSGLVNAGMWFMQKLKKSGSLLQLAMKDSPDVRRSFMFRLSQKSNLEKFKHVLLCGSAQDRYVPLHSARIELCKAAVRDSSDQGAAYREMVHNILYPVMSSSAVSLVRYDVHHALPATANALIGRAAHIAVLDSELFIEKFLLVAGLKYFR; this is translated from the exons ATGAGCGATCTACAGGCCACTCTCGAGTTCTCCCTCGAGCTTTGCAAGTTCTACAATGTCGACCTGTTCCAGCGCGG GTATTACCAGATACGAACCGCCCTCAGAGTGTCGCCGAAAATACCTGTCAAGGTGGAGGTTAACCAGCTGCGGAACC AGTCGTTGGAGGCGCCTGGGACGAGCAAGCGCTTTCAGATCCTCTACAAAAACGAGGAGGTGACGCTCGGCACTTCCGTCCTATTCCGGGCGCACGTGCTCGTGCACAGCCACAAGATCGAGGAGGTGCTCTCCCGCACCCACTTCAATCTCGGCGTCGAGCTATGGTTCAGCGAGCCGACGCAGCCTGGGAACATGGCCTGCGTGTCGTCTAG GGCGCTGCAGTTGAACTTCGCGCCCACGAAGGGACTTCACTATCACCTGCCAGTGCTTTTCGACTACTTTCATCTCGCCGCGGTGTCCATCACCATCCACGCCTGTCTCGTGGCTCTCCATCAGCCCTATATCAA GAAAAGCATTCTTCATTATGTGCAGAGCTG CGCCCCACGCGGAGGGAAGCCATGGCTGCAGTTCAAGCAGTCAGCTGCGAACGGCGACAACAATGTCGCGCTGGGGAATATC GAGACGACTACCAGGTGCGTCGGATCAGCCACGAGGATACAGCACGCGAAACTGGTCCAGCAGGAAGTAATCAGGTTACTCCTGGCCGCGAGGGAATCTTTGCTCAACGACTTGGCCGACCTGGCTCGGCTTCTCCCTTCTTGCCAGCAAAGGGCACTGGAGCTTGCTCAGAACACGCACAAAGAAATCACCAAG ATGATGGACACGGAGGAAACCGATATCGCTCAACTCTGCGCACAAAATATTGTTCTTTGGCAACATTTCCTGGAAGCATTCTCTGGGCGTGACGCTGTTCATCAACATCTCGCGAGGATCCATCATCAACTGAGG GTAAAACGTTTCGCAGAAGGTTTCTTCGTGCTAGAGAATCCTAGGACGTCAGCGTGGGGTTGCTACGACGCGAACTATCAGTCTTATCAGGCAGTGAGCGAGGCAGCTCGAAGATCGAGGTACCTCGCCTCGTTACCTCCCTTGCCAGTCCACTGTCCAGAACTGGACGGAGATCTGCACTCTCTTCCATTGATCTTCGAGGATCAGTACGTGGACATGAAGCAGAGGCACAGAAACAGCG TTCCCGGCATAGACGACTGCAGTTGCGGTATCGCAGCGATCCTGGAGTCCAGGTCCATGGGGATCTGGTCCCCCAAGAGCGAGGGCGCGGCTCAGGACATAGGCTCAGTCCAGGGCCGCCTGACCCTGACCCCGTCGACGCTCCCAGCGAGGCACAGCAAGTCCCTGGACCAACTGGGCCCAGAGATCGCACCAGTGCAGCCGAGGACCTCGCCAAAGACGCTCCCTCGATCCGTGTCGACTCAGCTGTTCCCGAGGCAAAGAGGTTCGCGGAACGCCACTCCCCCAGCGACAGTTCCTTCGAGAGGAAGGCACAGGTCGACAGCGCCGTCCAGTAGCACACTCTTCCCTCCTTCGGGCCAGCAGGCCTGCTCCGCGCCGAATCCATCCCTTGGGTCGACACCTGTGGTCCCACTGCCGCGCGCTAAGTCGACCCAGATTCTGGTGCTGAATCGACAGCAGCAGGTCGATCCTCAGACGTCGATCACCTCGCTGCTGGCTGCGATGCTGCCTGAGCTTGCTCCTGGGGGCCAACTGCCTGGTTACAGGACCTCGAACAAGTCCTGCGAGCAGACACTCACGGTGCCCACGTGTGTGGGGATGGTGGACCATGGGCAGATGACGGACTGCTGGAGCGAGCATAAGGCTACCAATGTGGGGGGAGATTTGA ACTACCACTCGCTGGACACAAGAAGAATCCGCCTGGAGCCTCGCAGCCACCGTCTAGCGGCCCGCCAGCCTCTCTCGACCAACGACCAGAACAGCTTCCTGCCCAGCAAGTCCAGCGTCAACGGGGACACTTTTTCCCAAGAGCAACAGCCCTTGCACACAGCGACCCTAGACAGGGTGACCTACCGAGGCAACTCCAGGAAACAGGCACACCAGGTCGATGGCAAGTACAGCCAGATGAATGGATTAGAGAACCGCAGGTACCACACGATCGGGAAGACTGGTTCAGGCCAACGGAACCGTGAGATCCAGGAATCGATGAACGGCGGTGGGCTGCCCAGTAGTCACTCGTCGATGCCTGACCCTCCATACAAGAGATCGAATTACACCACGACCACCGATTCGTTCTTCTACCGCACGAATGGAACCAGTGGTAGGACCCACGCTGAACCTGAAAGACCCAGGCGACCGAAGAGCACGGAGAGGCTGGTCGACGAGGTGGATCGCAAGTACTGTGACCTTCGAAGGGAGAGGCCTAGGAGGAGGGAGGAGAGACCTCCAGCCAAGTCTCCGCGAAACGGTGTGGCGCCTTGCTACGGCGAGGACAGGCACAGGCGGCCGCAGAGCGAGGACAAGATGCAGGAGCTGGCTAACGAGATGTTCTACAAAGTGATGAACGCCATGTCCGAGCCCAAGAGGGAGCACAGGGTGGAGAGGAGGAAGGAGAGGCACGGAAGGAGGCCACATTCCGCGCCAGTCTTGGATATCGACCATCCACCCGAAGAGGGCAGGAAGTGCGGCCACAGGCACAGGAAGCCTGCTCCACCGCCTCCTGATTACCAGGACCCTGCAGTGGCGCCTCTGCCCAAGTACCGGCATCCGCCTCCTGCGCCCACGACGAGTGTCTTGGAGGTGGAGAATAATAATAAGATtattctgaag GTGGAGCCCGTCAAGTCCCCCATAGATCCGCCGACGACGAACGGCACCACGCCGTCCGACACCTCGAGCACCGCGGCGCCGCCGCCGAACACGAAAAGACTGAGATGCGCCAGCGTGCCCGTGGCGCAGAACAAGGTGGTGGTGCCGCGCAGCGCGGTGTCCTTGCCTTGCATGCCGATCCGCGACAGCAAGGACAGCCTTAGCAACAATCTTCCCGTCATTCCGAACCCGCTCAGCCCGCCGTCCAGCAGGCCCAGCAGCCCGACCACCAGCTCCAGCTCGAGCAACCTCACGTCCGAGTGCTCGGGCTGGGTCAGCAGCGGGGACACGTCCAGCTCGGAGCAGCGTCGAAACGCGAAGCTCTCGAGCGAGCAGCTGCGACAGAAGCTCTCGAAGATCGTGCCCAAGAAGGAACGACCACCTACGAAGGAGACTGTCGAGGAGCACTCGTACGAGGAGGTTCGTCTGCCGCCACCGAAGATGTTCCAGGATGAGCCTCCGCCGCCAGAGGAGTTCCGTGACCCCCCAGCGATCATCGACAACCCTTTGTACCACGTGTACGAAACGGTGAAGCCAGTGAGGAGCCCCAAGCAGACGAAAACCGCGCCTTGTAGTCCTCAGAAGtctagggagagggagagggacagGGAGAGAGAGAATATGTATGGTGCTAGGGATATTTGTTTGGACTGCTACCAAGAGGGAAAGGAACTGCTGCAGTCTACTCAAGACGATTCTATTAATTTCAAGAAGTGCAAGGAGGAGTTCAAGCGGCAGATGAGCTTCTCTGGGAAGATCTACAG AGAACGCAAGGATGCACAGTTGCGTTTCCATAAACGTGCCCATTCCTTTGGATACGGTGACCTCCTGACCCCGTCGTCGGTAAAACCTCTAAGATCGAATGTGCCTCTTAGTGATTATCCGACCCTGGCCTCGACCATGCCCTACTTCCACATCAGCAACGAGTATCGGCTCTTCTCACCGGAAGGCGCCCATTTGATCATCTGCGTCCATGGTCTCGATGGCAACCCTGCTGATCTGCGTCTTGTCAAGACTTACTTGGAACTCAGTCTTCCTGGAGCGCACCTAGATTTTTTAATGTCTGAGAGGAACCAG GGTGACACATTCTCAGACTTCGAAACGATGACAGACCGACTAGTAGGCGAGattctgcaccatatcgaaacctcaggcctcaatccgacGAAAGTGAGCTTCATTGGACATTCTCTAGGGACCATCATCATTCGAAGCGCTCTGACGCGGCCTCAGTTGCGACCACTTCTTCCACGTTTACACACTTTTCTCAGCCTGAGTGGTCCGCACTTGGGTACACTGTACAACACAAGCGGATTGGTTAACGCAG GAATGTGGTTCATGCAGAAGCTGAAGAAATCTGGGTCCTTGCTTCAGCTGGCTATGAAAGACTCGCCGGATGTTAGGCGGTCCTTCATGTTCCGCCTCAGCCAGAAGAGCAATCTCGAGAAGTTCAAACACGTTCTTCTCTGCGGTAGCGCGCAGGATCGATACGTGCCGCTTCATTCCGCTCGCATAGAACTCTGCAAAGCTGCTGTACGAGATTCGAGTGATCAAG GCGCAGCGTATCGCGAAATGGTGCACAACATCCTGTACCCAGTGATGTCGAGCTCGGCGGTGAGCCTGGTCAGATACGACGTGCATCATGCCTTACCAGCGACAGCGAACGCCCTGATTGGTCGGGCCGCGCACATCGCCGTCCTCGATTCCGAGCTTTTCATCGAGAAGTTCCTGCTGGTGGCGGGCCTGAAGTACTTCAGATAA